One window from the genome of Deinococcus sp. NW-56 encodes:
- a CDS encoding ABC-F family ATP-binding cassette domain-containing protein — MPPLLTADSLTVTFGERAVLREVSLTVSPQDRLALLGRNGAGKTTLLRVLTGEVLPEEGTLWRREGLRMAVLAQHHVHLPGLTVRDLVDAAHPYRALETELLALEANLGDPSTLAAWSALHARLEDADAYRWPARAARVLGMLDLTRFLNREAATLSGGERTRLALALALAQEPDLLLLDEPTNHLDIRMREWLEGWLRDFRGGVILTSHDRDFLDAAATRSLWLEGGEAREYPGGYSRAREQRELERRTQTRAARLGQQEAARLSGSAERLDDWGRRSRALKTRAGRVPVTEAPLPERQIRMRLLAGTARAPLVAWGEHLSKHYGEREVLRDVAFKLRQGDRVALMGANGTGKTTLMRLLAGELHPDPGSPEPVLRVGNGVTVASLDQTWHGLTPGEGLRAQFERRFGARANALLGRAGFTAEDWPKPPEVLSGGERARAGLALVSALRSDLLLLDEPTNHLDVEALQALEGAVHAYGGAVVIVTHDRRFAREVANRLWVIEDGTLREPQGWGSREYADPARTLEGDPPPPPPPPTARQRLVPVENQLADVRRTLDAPPGTLTGREEARLRAQAHRLQGHLYELYADVYAAPQYDAEVREGPLRVRAQRLGERGGMVWAAHDEGCPHLAWDGETLRFSAPPPAWYGAALLGGALRILFERWDVGRARLGEGGPLLRRRDYFERVGLVARGA; from the coding sequence GTGCCGCCGCTGCTGACCGCCGATTCGCTCACCGTCACCTTCGGGGAACGGGCGGTGCTGCGGGAAGTGTCGCTGACGGTCTCCCCGCAAGACCGCCTCGCCCTGCTGGGGCGCAACGGGGCGGGGAAGACCACGCTGCTGCGGGTGCTGACGGGGGAGGTCTTGCCCGAGGAAGGCACCCTCTGGCGGCGCGAGGGGCTGCGAATGGCGGTGCTGGCGCAGCACCACGTTCACCTGCCGGGCCTGACGGTGCGCGACCTCGTGGACGCGGCCCACCCCTACCGGGCGCTGGAAACCGAGCTGCTCGCGCTGGAGGCGAACCTGGGGGACCCCAGCACCCTCGCCGCGTGGTCGGCCCTGCACGCCCGGCTGGAGGACGCCGACGCTTACCGCTGGCCCGCCCGCGCCGCGCGGGTGCTGGGGATGCTGGACCTCACCCGCTTCCTGAACCGGGAGGCGGCCACGCTCTCGGGCGGCGAGCGGACCCGGCTGGCACTGGCGCTCGCGCTCGCGCAGGAACCCGACCTGCTGCTGCTCGACGAGCCCACCAACCACCTCGACATCCGGATGCGAGAGTGGCTGGAAGGTTGGCTGCGCGACTTCCGGGGCGGGGTGATTCTCACCAGCCACGACCGCGATTTTCTGGACGCCGCCGCGACCCGCAGCCTGTGGCTGGAGGGCGGCGAGGCCCGCGAGTATCCCGGCGGCTACTCCCGCGCCCGCGAGCAGCGCGAACTGGAACGCCGCACCCAGACTAGGGCCGCCCGGCTGGGCCAGCAGGAGGCTGCCCGCCTGAGCGGGAGCGCCGAGCGCCTGGACGACTGGGGCCGCCGTTCCCGCGCCCTGAAGACGCGGGCGGGGCGCGTCCCCGTGACCGAGGCCCCCCTCCCCGAGCGCCAGATTCGGATGCGCCTGCTGGCAGGCACGGCGCGGGCGCCGCTGGTGGCCTGGGGCGAGCACCTTTCCAAACACTACGGTGAGCGCGAGGTGCTGCGGGACGTGGCCTTCAAGCTGCGGCAGGGCGACCGAGTGGCGCTGATGGGCGCCAACGGGACAGGCAAGACCACGCTGATGCGTCTGCTGGCGGGAGAACTGCATCCCGACCCCGGTTCCCCCGAGCCGGTCTTGCGCGTCGGCAACGGCGTCACGGTCGCCTCCCTCGACCAGACCTGGCACGGCCTGACCCCCGGCGAGGGGCTGCGGGCACAGTTCGAGCGCCGCTTCGGGGCACGGGCGAACGCGCTGCTGGGCCGCGCCGGATTCACGGCGGAGGACTGGCCCAAGCCCCCCGAGGTCCTCTCCGGCGGCGAGCGGGCACGGGCGGGCCTCGCGCTCGTGAGTGCGCTGCGCTCCGACCTGCTGCTGCTGGACGAACCCACCAACCACCTCGACGTGGAGGCGTTGCAGGCGCTGGAGGGGGCCGTTCACGCCTACGGCGGCGCGGTGGTCATCGTGACCCACGACCGCCGCTTCGCCCGCGAGGTCGCCAACCGCCTGTGGGTGATCGAGGACGGCACCCTGCGAGAGCCGCAGGGCTGGGGCTCGCGCGAGTACGCCGACCCCGCCCGCACGCTGGAGGGCGACCCGCCGCCCCCGCCGCCTCCGCCCACCGCCCGGCAACGGCTGGTGCCCGTGGAGAACCAACTGGCCGACGTGCGCCGCACGCTCGACGCTCCTCCCGGCACCCTGACCGGGCGCGAGGAGGCCCGCCTGCGGGCACAGGCCCACCGCCTCCAGGGGCACCTCTATGAGCTGTACGCCGACGTCTACGCCGCCCCCCAGTACGACGCGGAGGTGCGCGAGGGGCCGCTGCGGGTCCGCGCCCAACGTCTCGGTGAGCGGGGCGGCATGGTCTGGGCCGCCCACGACGAGGGGTGTCCCCACCTCGCCTGGGACGGCGAGACGCTGCGCTTCTCGGCCCCGCCGCCCGCGTGGTACGGGGCGGCGCTGCTGGGAGGAGCGCTGCGGATTCTCTTCGAGCGCTGGGACGTGGGCCGGGCGCGGCTGGGCGAGGGCGGGCCGCTGCTGCGGCGCCGGGACTACTTCGAGCGGGTTGGGCTGGTCGCGCGGGGGGCGTAG
- a CDS encoding rhodanese-related sulfurtransferase — MFAPAPTPAWVVAALYQFRPLEDPARLRDDLRQLASRLGLCGTLIVAPEGINGTVAGSREGIDELHAFLRAAGFDRMEYKESASEEQPFRRLKVRLKREIVTMGVPVQPPLQVGHYVTPAEWNALLDDPDVLVIDTRNRYEVEAGTFRGAVSPELDSFREFPAWVEAHRADLAGRRVAMFCTGGIRCEKSTSLLRGLGFEDVFHLQGGILRYLEEVPEGESRWEGECFVFDGRVTVGHGLTPGTAQMCHSCGWPLTPEDTAHPHYEPGVSCGHCFGATTPAQKAAFRERQRQYDAAGQA; from the coding sequence GTGTTCGCCCCCGCCCCCACCCCCGCCTGGGTCGTCGCCGCCCTCTACCAGTTCCGTCCGCTGGAGGACCCCGCCCGGCTGCGGGACGACCTCCGGCAGCTCGCCTCCCGCCTGGGGCTGTGCGGCACCCTGATCGTCGCGCCGGAGGGGATCAACGGCACGGTGGCCGGGTCGCGGGAGGGCATCGACGAGTTGCACGCCTTCCTGCGGGCGGCAGGCTTCGACCGCATGGAGTACAAGGAGTCCGCGAGCGAGGAACAACCCTTCCGGCGGCTGAAGGTGCGGCTCAAGCGCGAGATCGTGACGATGGGCGTGCCCGTGCAGCCGCCCTTGCAGGTCGGGCACTACGTCACCCCGGCCGAGTGGAACGCGCTGCTGGACGACCCCGACGTGCTGGTGATCGACACCCGCAACCGCTACGAGGTGGAGGCCGGGACCTTCCGGGGGGCCGTGAGTCCGGAGCTGGACTCCTTCCGCGAGTTCCCGGCGTGGGTGGAAGCCCACCGCGCTGACCTCGCGGGCCGCCGCGTCGCCATGTTCTGCACCGGGGGCATTCGCTGCGAGAAGTCCACCAGCCTGCTGCGGGGGCTGGGCTTTGAGGACGTGTTCCACCTTCAGGGCGGCATCCTGCGCTACCTGGAGGAGGTTCCCGAGGGGGAGAGCCGCTGGGAGGGCGAGTGCTTCGTGTTCGACGGCCGCGTGACGGTGGGGCATGGCCTGACCCCCGGCACCGCGCAGATGTGCCACTCCTGCGGCTGGCCCCTGACGCCGGAAGACACCGCCCATCCGCACTACGAACCCGGCGTGAGCTGCGGCCACTGCTTTGGGGCCACGACTCCGGCGCAGAAGGCCGCTTTCCGCGAGCGCCAGCGCCAGTACGACGCGGCGGGGCAGGCCTGA
- a CDS encoding Hsp20/alpha crystallin family protein, translated as MMRFDPFREIEELTQRMDRAFGGAMNGQAARLAPPIDIHEDEQGLELTLDLPGVQPGDIQIEAENNTLTVQGQRRYDRKEGRTAHRVERAYGTFVRTFSVPAKYDLTKVEASFDHGTLTVHVPRSEAAQKRSIQIRTGGQPLSAPKTVDAEQGSQPEQTQE; from the coding sequence ATGATGCGATTTGATCCCTTCCGCGAAATCGAAGAACTGACCCAGCGTATGGACCGCGCGTTCGGCGGCGCCATGAACGGCCAGGCCGCCCGCCTCGCCCCGCCCATCGACATCCACGAGGACGAGCAGGGCCTCGAACTGACGCTCGACCTGCCCGGCGTGCAGCCTGGCGACATTCAGATCGAGGCCGAGAACAACACGCTGACCGTGCAGGGCCAGCGCCGCTACGACCGCAAGGAGGGCCGCACCGCCCACCGCGTCGAGCGGGCCTACGGCACCTTCGTCCGGACCTTCAGCGTGCCCGCCAAGTACGACCTGACCAAGGTCGAGGCCAGCTTCGACCACGGCACCCTGACCGTGCATGTGCCCCGCTCGGAAGCCGCCCAGAAGCGCTCCATCCAGATTCGCACGGGTGGGCAACCGCTCAGCGCCCCGAAGACGGTGGACGCCGAACAGGGCAGCCAGCCCGAACAGACCCAGGAATAA
- the pyrR gene encoding bifunctional pyr operon transcriptional regulator/uracil phosphoribosyltransferase PyrR — MTPKATILSSDEVRRALTRIAHEIVERNKGAENLALIGIHTRGIPLAARLARKLEDLEGVSIPTGMLDITLYRDDLSEVAHQPIIRETQVPFDLARRRVVLVDDVLYTGRTVRSALDALIDLGRPEGIQLAVLVDRGHRELPIRADYVGKNLPTARSEMVKVKLAETDGVDVVELHDMPEERL, encoded by the coding sequence GTGACGCCCAAGGCGACCATCCTCAGCTCGGACGAGGTGCGCCGGGCGCTAACCCGCATCGCGCACGAGATCGTGGAGCGCAACAAGGGGGCCGAGAACCTCGCCCTGATCGGCATCCACACGCGCGGCATTCCCCTGGCGGCGCGGCTGGCCCGCAAGCTGGAGGACCTGGAGGGCGTATCCATCCCGACCGGGATGCTCGACATCACCCTCTACCGCGACGACCTCTCCGAAGTCGCGCACCAGCCCATCATCCGCGAGACGCAGGTGCCCTTCGACCTCGCCCGGCGGCGGGTGGTGCTGGTGGACGACGTGCTGTACACCGGGCGCACGGTACGCTCGGCGCTCGACGCGCTGATCGACCTCGGACGGCCCGAGGGCATCCAGCTCGCCGTGCTGGTGGACCGGGGGCACCGCGAACTGCCCATCCGCGCCGACTACGTGGGGAAGAACCTGCCCACCGCCCGCAGCGAGATGGTCAAGGTGAAGCTGGCGGAAACGGACGGCGTGGATGTCGTCGAACTCCACGACATGCCCGAGGAGCGCCTGTGA
- a CDS encoding aspartate carbamoyltransferase catalytic subunit, producing MTAPTAAGTRPRHLLDFADWTPERLTALLDNADTMSQVLDRPVRKVPALQGLTVCTAFFENSTRTRVSFELAARRMSADVVSFAAGTSSLNKGESLRDTVEVLTAYKVDAYIVRHPASGAAHLVARYSGKPVINAGDGRRAHPTQALLDAYTIRQEFGSLEGKTVAILGDIRHSRVARSNAELLPKLGARVRLCGPATLLPADLAALPGVTLTTDPREAVRGAHAVMALRLQQERMSGGYLASLAEYADHYQVNAGLLREAEPGAIVLHPGPMNRDLEISSDVADGGQSRILRQVEYGQAVRMSVLYHLLVGRE from the coding sequence GTGACCGCCCCCACAGCGGCGGGCACGCGCCCCCGGCACCTCCTCGACTTCGCGGACTGGACGCCCGAGCGCCTGACGGCCCTGCTGGACAACGCCGACACCATGAGCCAGGTGCTCGACCGCCCGGTGCGCAAGGTCCCGGCGCTGCAAGGGCTGACGGTCTGCACGGCCTTTTTCGAGAACAGCACCCGCACCCGCGTGAGCTTCGAACTCGCCGCCCGGCGCATGAGTGCCGACGTGGTGAGCTTCGCAGCGGGCACGAGCAGCCTGAACAAGGGCGAGTCGCTGCGCGACACGGTCGAAGTGCTGACCGCCTACAAGGTGGATGCCTACATCGTGCGGCACCCGGCGAGCGGGGCGGCGCATCTGGTGGCCCGCTACTCCGGCAAGCCCGTCATCAACGCGGGCGACGGCCGCCGGGCGCATCCCACCCAGGCGCTGCTCGACGCCTACACCATCCGGCAGGAGTTCGGCTCGCTGGAGGGCAAGACGGTCGCCATTCTGGGCGACATCCGGCACTCGCGGGTGGCTCGCTCGAACGCGGAGCTGCTGCCCAAGCTGGGCGCCCGCGTGCGGCTGTGCGGCCCGGCGACGCTGCTGCCCGCTGACCTCGCCGCCCTGCCCGGCGTGACCCTGACCACCGACCCGCGCGAGGCCGTGCGGGGCGCCCACGCGGTGATGGCCCTGCGACTCCAGCAGGAGCGCATGTCGGGCGGGTACCTCGCCAGCCTCGCCGAGTACGCCGACCACTATCAGGTCAACGCCGGGCTGCTGCGGGAGGCCGAGCCCGGCGCCATCGTGCTGCACCCCGGCCCCATGAACCGCGACCTGGAAATCAGCTCGGACGTGGCCGACGGGGGGCAGAGCCGGATTCTGCGGCAGGTCGAGTACGGGCAGGCCGTGCGGATGAGCGTGCTGTACCACCTGCTGGTGGGGCGGGAGTAA
- a CDS encoding dihydroorotase codes for MTQLTITNIKRPGSDRLESVAVENGVIQGWNLPHGGEVIDGRGGTVAPAFIEPHAHLREPGQTQKEDLASGLAAAAAGGYGTVVSMPNTSPVVDDPATVRALIEKADGLGFARLRPAAALTRGQNGEHLAELAYLKEAGAVMFTDDGRTNEDARVLRLGLEYAQSLGMVVSVHAEDASLRAGGVMNEGPVSEALGLPGNPAAAEAARVARDLEIVAQTGARLHVQHLSTERALDLVRGAKARGLPVTCEVCPHHLLLTDEALRSFDAIYKVAPPLRTQADADALLGGLLDGTVDCLATDHAPHTRAEKERDLLEAPFGIAYIELAFPLMWTRFGERLGLERLLDLMTVAPARVLGWPAPTLEPGAPADLVVLDLETERAVDPRTFLSKAKFSPWAGETLRGWPTLTVVGGRVAFGR; via the coding sequence ATGACACAGCTCACCATCACCAACATCAAACGCCCCGGATCCGACCGGCTGGAATCCGTCGCCGTCGAGAACGGCGTGATCCAGGGCTGGAACCTTCCGCACGGGGGAGAAGTTATCGACGGCAGGGGCGGTACGGTCGCGCCTGCCTTTATCGAACCGCACGCCCACCTGCGTGAGCCGGGGCAGACGCAGAAGGAAGACCTCGCCTCGGGCCTCGCGGCGGCGGCGGCGGGCGGGTACGGCACGGTCGTCTCCATGCCCAACACGTCGCCCGTGGTGGACGATCCGGCCACCGTGCGGGCGCTGATCGAGAAGGCGGACGGCCTCGGTTTCGCCCGGCTCCGGCCCGCCGCTGCGCTGACCCGTGGGCAGAACGGCGAACACCTCGCCGAACTCGCCTACCTCAAGGAAGCGGGCGCCGTCATGTTCACCGACGACGGCCGCACGAACGAGGATGCCCGCGTGCTGCGGCTGGGGCTGGAGTACGCCCAGAGCCTCGGGATGGTCGTCAGCGTGCACGCCGAGGACGCCTCCCTGCGGGCGGGCGGCGTGATGAACGAGGGGCCAGTGTCCGAAGCCCTGGGGCTGCCCGGCAACCCGGCGGCGGCGGAAGCGGCGCGGGTGGCGCGTGACCTGGAAATCGTCGCGCAGACGGGGGCGCGGCTCCACGTCCAGCACCTCTCGACCGAGCGGGCGCTGGACCTCGTGCGGGGGGCTAAGGCGCGGGGCCTGCCCGTCACCTGCGAGGTCTGCCCCCACCACCTGCTACTGACCGACGAGGCGCTGCGGTCCTTCGACGCGATCTACAAGGTCGCCCCGCCCCTGCGGACCCAGGCCGACGCCGACGCGCTGCTGGGGGGCCTGCTCGACGGCACGGTGGATTGCCTCGCCACCGACCACGCCCCCCACACGCGGGCAGAGAAGGAACGCGACCTGCTGGAAGCTCCCTTCGGCATCGCCTACATCGAACTCGCCTTTCCACTGATGTGGACCCGCTTCGGGGAGCGGCTGGGCCTGGAGCGGCTGCTCGACCTGATGACCGTCGCCCCCGCCCGCGTGCTGGGCTGGCCCGCGCCCACGCTGGAGCCAGGCGCCCCCGCCGACCTCGTGGTGCTGGACCTAGAGACGGAGCGGGCGGTGGACCCCCGCACCTTTCTCAGCAAGGCGAAGTTCTCGCCGTGGGCGGGCGAGACGCTGCGGGGCTGGCCCACCCTGACGGTGGTGGGGGGCCGGGTCGCGTTCGGGCGGTAA
- a CDS encoding quinone-dependent dihydroorotate dehydrogenase translates to MYRRLLQPALFRLDAEDAHHLTLRALGMASRVPGWPSPVRALTAPADPRLTQTLWGHAYPSPLGLAAGLDKNGEAVPAFSALGFGFVEVGTVTPLAQPGNERPRLFRLPPDGALINRMGFNNAGADALHSRLAALRERPVPVWVNIGKNKATPNEDATADYLRLVRALGDVADAFVVNVSSPNTPGLRALQAAGDLAALVRAVVAEVEASRVRTLNRPPILVKLAPDLHPADFEASVGAVLEAGAHGLIVSNTTLSRDGLTHPNREQAGGLSGRPLSERSTALVREAYRLTRGRVPIVGVGGVFTAEDAYAKIRAGASLVEVYTALIYEGPGLPARINRGLSRLLERDGFTSVTEAVGADAR, encoded by the coding sequence ATGTACCGCCGCCTGCTTCAGCCTGCCCTGTTCCGCCTCGACGCCGAGGACGCCCACCACCTCACCCTGCGGGCGCTGGGCATGGCCTCACGGGTGCCGGGGTGGCCCTCTCCCGTCCGGGCACTCACGGCTCCGGCCGATCCCCGGCTGACGCAAACGCTGTGGGGCCACGCCTACCCCTCCCCGTTGGGGCTGGCGGCGGGCCTGGACAAGAACGGGGAGGCGGTCCCGGCCTTCTCCGCCTTGGGCTTCGGCTTCGTGGAGGTCGGCACGGTGACGCCGCTTGCGCAGCCGGGCAACGAGCGGCCCCGCCTCTTCCGCTTACCGCCCGACGGGGCGCTGATCAACCGCATGGGCTTCAACAACGCTGGGGCCGACGCTTTGCACAGCCGCCTCGCCGCCTTGCGGGAGCGCCCGGTCCCGGTGTGGGTCAACATCGGCAAGAACAAGGCGACGCCCAACGAGGACGCGACGGCCGACTACCTCCGCCTCGTGCGGGCGCTGGGGGATGTGGCCGACGCCTTCGTGGTCAACGTGAGCAGTCCCAACACGCCGGGCTTGCGGGCATTGCAAGCGGCGGGCGACCTGGCGGCCCTTGTGCGGGCGGTGGTGGCGGAGGTGGAGGCCTCCCGTGTCCGCACCCTGAACCGTCCCCCCATCCTCGTGAAGCTGGCCCCCGACCTCCACCCCGCCGACTTCGAGGCGAGCGTGGGGGCGGTGCTGGAGGCCGGGGCGCACGGCTTGATCGTCAGCAACACGACCCTCTCGCGGGACGGCCTGACCCACCCCAACCGCGAGCAGGCCGGGGGCCTCAGCGGGCGGCCTCTGAGCGAGCGGAGCACGGCCCTGGTGCGCGAGGCGTATCGCCTGACCCGTGGCCGGGTGCCCATCGTGGGCGTGGGGGGCGTGTTCACCGCCGAGGACGCCTACGCGAAGATTCGTGCGGGGGCCAGCCTCGTCGAGGTGTACACCGCCCTGATCTACGAGGGGCCGGGACTCCCTGCCCGTATCAACCGGGGCCTCTCGCGTCTGCTGGAGCGCGACGGCTTCACGTCGGTCACGGAGGCCGTGGGCGCGGACGCCCGTTGA
- a CDS encoding Rrf2 family transcriptional regulator, protein MWVSTKAQYGLRALIEIGRREGGVAVPLKDVAERQGISQHYLEQIASNLRRAGFIKSVRGAHGGYRLARPAPEISAYEVVTAMEGSIAPVSCVEEDHVCDRGHVCGTVDLWQRVDTALRDVLGATTLADLIADSERQEHARLVQLEPVYAEARS, encoded by the coding sequence ATGTGGGTCTCGACCAAAGCCCAGTACGGCCTGCGTGCCCTGATCGAGATCGGGCGCCGGGAAGGCGGCGTGGCCGTGCCGCTCAAGGACGTGGCCGAACGCCAGGGCATCAGCCAGCATTACCTCGAACAGATCGCGAGTAATCTGCGCCGCGCCGGATTCATCAAGAGCGTGCGCGGCGCCCACGGCGGCTACCGCCTCGCCCGCCCCGCCCCCGAGATCAGCGCCTACGAGGTCGTCACGGCGATGGAGGGCAGCATCGCGCCCGTCTCCTGCGTTGAGGAGGACCACGTCTGCGACAGGGGGCACGTCTGCGGCACGGTGGACCTGTGGCAGCGGGTGGACACCGCCCTGCGCGACGTGCTGGGGGCCACCACCCTGGCCGACCTGATCGCGGACAGCGAGCGGCAGGAACACGCCCGGCTGGTGCAGCTCGAACCGGTCTACGCCGAGGCCAGGAGCTAA
- a CDS encoding aminotransferase class IV — MKPLPPGVQAPAWLLGETAFTTVRTWNGAALLWPHHLARLRGTCAWLGLPAPEEEWPQLDTAGWGLLRVTVTAEGTFWSQRPLAPGPRPEGGVAVRLTAMQVHPHLAAHKTGNYLPYLLAGRAATEAGAFEGWLTDGAGHVVDGSRTSPLLELGGRLVMPSGGLPGVTRAAFLEGQAVEPRPVATAEVAHVTRAWVCGSGVGVVPVCRIVGEGWDINLPAGWPAVTDRALVWPEAEARP; from the coding sequence GTGAAGCCGCTTCCGCCGGGCGTGCAGGCTCCCGCCTGGTTGCTGGGCGAGACGGCCTTCACGACGGTGCGGACGTGGAACGGGGCGGCGCTGCTGTGGCCGCACCACCTCGCCCGGCTGCGAGGCACCTGCGCGTGGCTGGGCCTCCCCGCCCCGGAGGAGGAATGGCCCCAACTGGACACGGCGGGGTGGGGTCTGCTGCGCGTCACTGTGACGGCAGAGGGCACCTTCTGGTCGCAGCGACCGCTGGCCCCGGGGCCGAGGCCGGAGGGAGGGGTCGCCGTGCGCCTCACCGCCATGCAGGTCCACCCGCACCTCGCCGCGCACAAGACGGGCAATTACCTGCCCTACCTGCTCGCGGGCCGGGCGGCCACGGAGGCCGGGGCCTTCGAAGGCTGGCTGACGGACGGGGCCGGACACGTCGTGGATGGAAGCCGCACCTCGCCGCTGCTGGAACTGGGAGGGCGGCTGGTCATGCCCTCGGGCGGGCTGCCGGGGGTCACGCGAGCGGCGTTTCTGGAGGGGCAGGCGGTCGAACCTCGGCCCGTCGCTACGGCCGAAGTGGCCCACGTCACCCGCGCCTGGGTGTGCGGCAGCGGGGTGGGGGTGGTCCCGGTGTGCCGGATCGTGGGCGAGGGCTGGGACATCAACCTCCCCGCCGGGTGGCCCGCGGTGACCGACCGGGCGCTGGTGTGGCCAGAAGCGGAAGCACGTCCCTGA
- a CDS encoding polyprenyl synthetase family protein has translation MTGVAALTLPGAAFEARLREVLRSRVAFIELIGDDLVAAGGKRARPAVTLLAAQALGARPGAAEWPHVTDLAVGVELLHSASLLHDDLIDDAETRRGQPAAFRRFGNVVSVMSGDFMLSRLLTLLAGLPGGADLTRAFGDAASRICEGEVLQFQVAAYGDYSLEAYLEVIGGKTAALLALAACGPAWLLGAPAAQREALATFGWEYGLAFQMRDDLLDLTGDEAALGKPVGGDLREGKATLPVLDLLSGPHAGEVREVLERRAARSGDVGRVRDLVEGTGAAERTHAEIRRRADLAAAALEALPPSAAREALADLARHESRRRA, from the coding sequence ATGACTGGCGTGGCCGCCCTGACCCTCCCCGGTGCCGCTTTCGAGGCGCGGCTGCGCGAGGTGCTGCGTTCTCGCGTGGCCTTTATCGAGCTGATCGGGGACGACCTCGTGGCCGCCGGGGGCAAACGCGCCCGGCCCGCCGTGACGCTGCTCGCGGCCCAGGCTCTCGGCGCCCGGCCCGGCGCGGCCGAGTGGCCCCACGTGACCGACCTCGCCGTGGGCGTGGAGCTGCTGCACTCGGCCTCTCTGCTGCACGACGACCTGATCGACGACGCCGAGACCCGCCGGGGCCAGCCCGCCGCCTTCCGGCGCTTCGGAAACGTGGTTAGCGTGATGAGCGGCGACTTCATGCTCTCACGGCTGCTCACGCTGCTCGCGGGACTGCCGGGGGGCGCGGACCTGACCCGCGCCTTCGGGGACGCCGCCTCGCGCATCTGCGAGGGCGAGGTGCTGCAATTTCAGGTCGCGGCCTACGGAGACTACAGCCTGGAGGCCTACCTGGAAGTCATCGGCGGCAAGACGGCGGCCCTGCTCGCGCTGGCGGCCTGCGGTCCCGCGTGGCTGCTGGGCGCCCCAGCCGCGCAGCGCGAGGCCCTGGCGACCTTCGGCTGGGAGTATGGGCTGGCCTTCCAGATGCGCGACGACCTGCTGGACCTGACGGGCGACGAGGCGGCCCTGGGCAAGCCCGTCGGCGGCGACCTGCGCGAGGGCAAGGCCACCCTGCCGGTGCTGGACCTGCTCTCGGGTCCCCACGCCGGGGAGGTCCGCGAGGTGCTGGAGCGCCGCGCCGCCCGCTCCGGCGACGTGGGGCGGGTGCGTGACCTCGTGGAAGGTACGGGGGCCGCAGAGCGCACCCATGCCGAGATTCGCCGCCGCGCCGACCTCGCCGCCGCCGCGCTGGAGGCCCTGCCTCCCTCCGCCGCCCGCGAAGCCCTGGCCGACCTCGCCCGGCACGAGAGCCGCCGCCGGGCCTGA